In the genome of Spirochaetia bacterium, one region contains:
- a CDS encoding glucose 1-dehydrogenase produces MVNFSSLNGKKAIVTGSARGLCNGIATAYHEAGAEVVLVDVNENVKDAAQKMSTGDIPVHYIVGDLTDTAHLPALVNSAKEQLGGRIDILLNGAGIQYRCPAIDFPVEKWEKIIEINLNSVFFLSQQVGKVMITQHYGKIINIASMTAFMGSVLIPAYTASKGAIAQLTKALSNEWASLGINVNAIAPGYMATKLTANMKKVNPQQYEEISNRIPMKRWGQPEDLYGVAIFLASDAAAYISGAIIPIDGGFLGK; encoded by the coding sequence ATGGTTAATTTTAGTAGCCTGAATGGGAAAAAAGCCATAGTAACAGGAAGTGCAAGAGGCCTTTGCAATGGAATAGCTACAGCTTATCATGAAGCAGGTGCCGAAGTTGTTCTTGTTGATGTGAATGAGAATGTCAAGGATGCTGCTCAGAAAATGAGTACTGGAGATATTCCTGTACATTATATTGTCGGGGATTTGACAGACACTGCTCATCTACCGGCACTTGTCAATTCTGCAAAAGAACAACTTGGTGGACGAATTGATATTTTACTTAACGGGGCAGGTATACAATACCGTTGTCCGGCTATTGATTTTCCAGTTGAAAAATGGGAGAAAATTATTGAAATAAATCTAAACTCAGTTTTTTTTCTTTCTCAGCAGGTAGGCAAAGTTATGATTACCCAGCATTATGGCAAGATTATTAATATTGCTTCAATGACTGCGTTTATGGGCAGTGTTCTTATTCCGGCTTACACTGCCAGCAAGGGGGCAATTGCGCAATTGACTAAGGCCTTGTCAAACGAATGGGCAAGTCTAGGCATTAATGTGAATGCAATTGCACCCGGTTATATGGCAACAAAACTTACGGCTAATATGAAAAAAGTCAATCCTCAGCAGTATGAAGAAATATCGAACAGGATACCGATGAAACGTTGGGGACAACCTGAAGATTTGTATGGAGTTGCTATTTTCTTGGCAAGTGATGCTGCTGCTTATATTTCTGGAGCAATTATTCCTATCGATGGAGGATTCTTAGGGAAATAA
- a CDS encoding LacI family transcriptional regulator: MGKKITISEVATELGVSKSAVSRAMNNSPGVSEPVKNRILKYISEIGYRPNAIARGLSVGNMEVVALILSDIRNPFYADLAFFIQRKLSENGYMLVIFNSENNVKKEVEFIKHVIAANFAGLILLTARNQAISDELKSSNMPIVLVNRMLDAFDYQGDSVILDNFKAGYIATMHLIEYEFPRIAYIKGQNESSASIQRYEGYKQAMNNYKIPIQDENILETDLKMGTGYELAKEYIKNLDHRAKGIVIGNDLTAIGFIEGCRESGIKVPEDISVVSFDNISFASLYDIGLTTVDQHVEEMSEQAVRLMLKQLNDKNSKPERVILDPKLIIRKTTKRYSE; the protein is encoded by the coding sequence ATGGGCAAAAAAATAACAATTTCCGAAGTAGCTACGGAACTAGGGGTATCCAAGTCAGCCGTCTCACGAGCTATGAACAATTCTCCAGGTGTCAGTGAACCAGTCAAAAATCGAATTTTAAAATATATATCTGAAATTGGTTACAGACCAAATGCTATTGCTAGAGGGCTAAGCGTTGGAAATATGGAAGTCGTTGCATTGATTCTTAGTGATATTCGCAACCCTTTTTATGCAGACTTAGCTTTCTTTATTCAGAGAAAGCTCAGTGAAAATGGCTATATGTTGGTTATTTTCAATAGTGAAAACAATGTAAAAAAAGAAGTTGAATTTATCAAACATGTTATAGCTGCTAATTTCGCTGGATTAATTTTGCTAACAGCAAGAAACCAGGCAATAAGTGATGAGCTCAAGTCAAGTAATATGCCTATCGTTTTAGTCAATCGTATGCTTGATGCCTTTGACTATCAAGGGGATTCTGTTATTTTGGATAATTTTAAGGCAGGCTATATAGCAACCATGCATTTGATTGAATACGAGTTCCCGCGTATTGCTTATATCAAGGGACAAAACGAATCTTCTGCTTCTATCCAACGCTATGAAGGATACAAGCAAGCAATGAATAATTATAAAATCCCTATTCAAGATGAAAATATCCTTGAAACTGATTTAAAAATGGGAACCGGATATGAATTGGCAAAGGAATATATTAAAAATTTAGATCATAGAGCAAAGGGTATTGTTATTGGCAATGATTTGACAGCAATCGGTTTTATCGAAGGATGTAGAGAATCTGGAATCAAAGTTCCGGAAGACATCTCAGTAGTAAGTTTTGATAATATTTCATTTGCTTCCTTATATGATATTGGGCTAACAACAGTGGATCAACATGTTGAAGAAATGAGTGAACAAGCTGTCCGACTGATGTTAAAACAATTGAATGATAAAAACAGTAAACCTGAACGGGTAATACTTGATCCAAAACTTATCATCAGGAAAACTACAAAACGATATAGTGAATAA
- a CDS encoding ABC transporter substrate-binding protein — MKSLLKKLLLLGTMSVFVVGGAFANGEKETKESSSNDVILLGGLYPLTGDLADSGQNMQKGIKMALDEINAAGGINGKKLDIAFGDSQGKGQTGMTEMERLITQKKVLAVIGAYQSSVTEVVAQVAENYSVPFITANATSDNLTGHGYNYFFRLAPTNMMFIRDMIYSIRDLDKANDAMNVKTIAVCADNTEVGQQTVEWTRYWAKQLGYNYLGEVLYSQGAADLSSEVLQLKEMNPDALIVDCYVSDAILLTKTFHEQGYAPKLCIAKGNGFSEASYVPAVGSLCNGISLATEFVAGSKGSAISDKFKKEFGIAMNGHSAEAYITTYVLAQAIQNVANDGKEITSETIKNALGKIEIDKSFQIGAKPIIILPYDKIAFTDSQFNGKDYKNQNMGGNLTVVQYQNQKQVTVWPVSIANGNFAYPAPLK; from the coding sequence ATGAAGAGTTTACTCAAAAAATTGTTGCTGTTAGGTACTATGTCAGTATTTGTTGTTGGAGGAGCATTTGCCAATGGAGAAAAAGAAACCAAGGAATCTTCTTCGAATGACGTTATCCTTTTGGGAGGTCTTTATCCCCTGACAGGTGATCTTGCTGATTCAGGGCAAAACATGCAAAAAGGAATCAAAATGGCATTGGATGAAATCAATGCTGCAGGTGGAATCAATGGGAAAAAACTTGATATAGCTTTTGGTGATAGCCAAGGAAAAGGTCAAACCGGTATGACCGAGATGGAACGCTTGATTACACAAAAGAAAGTTTTAGCAGTAATTGGAGCATATCAGAGCAGCGTAACAGAAGTAGTTGCCCAAGTTGCTGAAAATTATTCAGTTCCTTTTATTACTGCAAATGCAACTTCAGATAATTTGACAGGACATGGATACAATTATTTTTTCCGGCTTGCACCGACAAATATGATGTTTATTCGTGATATGATTTATAGTATCCGGGATCTAGACAAAGCAAATGATGCAATGAACGTAAAAACAATAGCAGTCTGTGCTGACAATACAGAAGTTGGCCAGCAGACTGTTGAGTGGACACGGTATTGGGCAAAGCAATTAGGATATAACTATTTAGGTGAAGTCCTTTATTCACAGGGTGCTGCGGATCTTTCAAGCGAAGTTTTACAATTGAAAGAAATGAATCCTGATGCATTAATTGTTGACTGTTACGTATCAGATGCCATTTTACTTACAAAGACATTCCATGAACAAGGATATGCTCCGAAGCTTTGCATCGCAAAAGGCAACGGGTTCTCTGAAGCCTCATATGTACCAGCAGTAGGGTCTCTATGCAATGGTATCTCTTTGGCAACAGAATTTGTTGCAGGCTCAAAGGGTTCTGCAATATCTGATAAATTTAAAAAAGAATTTGGGATAGCAATGAACGGACATTCCGCTGAAGCCTACATTACAACATATGTTCTTGCTCAAGCAATTCAAAATGTTGCCAATGATGGCAAAGAAATAACTTCAGAGACAATCAAGAATGCCCTTGGCAAAATCGAAATTGATAAGTCTTTTCAAATTGGGGCAAAACCAATAATCATATTACCTTATGATAAGATTGCCTTCACCGATTCACAATTCAATGGAAAAGATTATAAAAATCAAAACATGGGAGGCAATCTGACTGTAGTACAATATCAGAATCAAAAACAAGTAACTGTCTGGCCGGTTTCGATTGCAAATGGCAATTTCGCATATCCAGCACCACTTAAATAG
- a CDS encoding ABC transporter ATP-binding protein has product MSDNAYLRANKLCVRYGATQVLWDVDVAVEKGQIIALIGSNGAGKSTTMDTLAGLLHSFSGSIFFEENELTGKSCYDFIKQGIILCPEGRQLFPEMTVQENLELGACTKEAKLKKKMSLEKVFSWFPILSERKSQAAGTLSGGEQQMVAFSRGLMGLPKVLLMDEPSLGLAPKIVDNIFTIAKNITKQDGLSIVLAEQDARKALNLASKGYVLENGIISLVGTSESLLNDENVKKAYLGF; this is encoded by the coding sequence ATGAGTGATAACGCATATCTGAGGGCAAACAAACTTTGTGTACGCTATGGTGCAACCCAAGTTTTATGGGATGTAGATGTTGCTGTCGAAAAGGGTCAGATCATTGCCCTCATAGGAAGTAATGGAGCTGGCAAAAGCACTACAATGGATACCCTAGCAGGTTTATTACATTCATTTTCGGGTTCTATTTTCTTTGAAGAAAATGAATTAACTGGAAAATCTTGCTATGATTTCATTAAGCAAGGTATAATTCTTTGTCCCGAGGGAAGACAACTTTTTCCTGAAATGACTGTCCAAGAAAATCTGGAACTTGGAGCTTGCACAAAAGAAGCCAAGCTGAAAAAAAAGATGTCTTTGGAAAAAGTCTTTTCCTGGTTTCCTATCCTCTCTGAAAGGAAAAGCCAGGCAGCTGGTACCTTAAGCGGCGGAGAACAACAAATGGTTGCCTTTTCACGAGGTTTGATGGGGTTACCGAAAGTACTTTTGATGGATGAGCCTTCCCTTGGCTTAGCACCAAAAATTGTAGATAACATTTTTACAATCGCAAAAAACATAACTAAGCAAGATGGACTTTCAATTGTCCTGGCAGAACAGGATGCAAGAAAAGCTCTTAATTTAGCCAGCAAAGGATATGTATTGGAAAATGGCATCATAAGCCTTGTCGGAACTTCAGAATCACTGCTTAATGATGAAAATGTAAAAAAAGCTTATTTAGGATTCTGA